In the Necator americanus strain Aroian chromosome X, whole genome shotgun sequence genome, accttgactcccgttgatcttcgaactggtcgagcgggcgccagtaattcttccatttgtcccgatcacgtgccagagtagcccagtggttcctccttttgcgcgggacacgaagagcatcatatttttctttcaaggacttcgtgaagaaatctgaccatcgggtcggcggtcttcctgtagtgcgcttaatatcgcggggaatccagtcgctcacggctctggtccaacggttgtcattgaagcgcatcacgtgcccggtccaccttattttactttccttggcaaacgcggcggcgtctctaatcttcgatcgctgacgtaggagagaacttcgaatcccgtccctcaattgcgtgaagcgggatactcctagcatcactctctcaattgcgcgttcaatgacgctcaccgcgttttcttcctgcttgcgaaatgcccaggtttccgaagcataggtcaaagcaggaagtacggtggtgttgaagaggtgagcacggagccgggtgttcctggtcttcttcactacatcctcgatgctcttgtacgctccccaagccgctcgtctcctcctgcccagctcgggggtcaggtcgttcatcatgtttagttcccgacccagataaacg is a window encoding:
- a CDS encoding hypothetical protein (NECATOR_CHRX.G22478.T1) yields the protein MGVKVDGQQQHHLRLTDDIVLITPSISQAERMLTESDETCGCIGLQLNLDKTMFMRNGWVSDAPFALNGTNISECTSYVYLGRELNMMNDLTPELGRRRRAAWGAYKSIEDVVKKTRNTRLRAHLFNTTVLPALTYASETWAFRKQEENAVSVIERAIERVMLGVSRFTQLRDGIRSSLLRQRSKIRDAAAFAKESKIRWTGHVMRFNDNRWTRAVSDWIPRDIKRTTGRPPTRWSDFFTKSLKEKYDALRVPRKRRNHWATLARDRDKWKNYWRPLDQFEDQRESR